Proteins encoded within one genomic window of Episyrphus balteatus chromosome 1, idEpiBalt1.1, whole genome shotgun sequence:
- the LOC129907332 gene encoding inner nuclear membrane protein Man1, which translates to MSNKMEDLEKLTDSELRHRLLQYGFPNMPVTETTRKILIKKLRNHLTNEKAKLKRQTNYVTRYSSDEESDQTPISPSTIRGRSSVMSNFRTSSSSLNKTTPNKMPPPSSPIVLTRRSAAAAANLTSPPAPYNKTTTSSYSSPSSRYSSSPKQKTSPKIYVPPPILASESEEDSDYLAYTPKQYNNTPPPASTWAYTSPYVATTPNNLTLDRSLNCSWNTSSMYQNNSPISHVSPPSNNSCNGQGSNNDLGGYGGDFTKRLLKLRGETIRDSILQKRTSTGIAKQPLRQIHTTPSVDPSDIVYHQPERSDNNISPSTAFAQLVARLDEQYGFKQTFIPCALVSILLLFFFFVAFFYMTISPDLISTINEKNTEFTICNPHHADSAIATAGYSCVEQDQLPSAVLMLKHLMPELQKRAEVHFCKDVNQDPTINAREFVKHLHKMGLTTDVRKTLKDLHNAEYLIEKNPQWKIRHVSPISKEIMAFHEVVKLRPTQGNAFALENPRLPITCTISNKIQQFFVVIGSATLLAVAVLAIHIGYRFIQSRRKTRADAVEYYTNEIIAELMRKAISPDSTQPDVVVNHLRDKLIPLHKRKQMQSAWNEAIQNLELNDSRIQFDLALRNGEECKTMKWIANVSADMLARTTNTLKQWHSPAFDKSNKIANPPTNCLKIRQMFEPLEANNPNLKTIIQDAILEKVGPKCKIYDIQLDKQSCCVYVRCATEHDAGIVHNEINGWWFDKRLVSIKFLRLQRYLSRFPKSASGPMCLHPSNANNSSMTQCSKDFAGVVNGVNDEEDDDDDDDEMDEEEN; encoded by the coding sequence ATGAGTAATAAAATGGAAGATCTAGAAAAACTGACCGACAGTGAATTGCGTCATCGTCTCTTACAATATGGCTTCCCCAATATGCCTGTCACCGAAACAACCAGAAAAATCCTCATCAAAAAGCTTCGCAATCATTTGACCAATGAGAAGGCAAAATTAAAACGTCAAACCAACTATGTAACTCGTTATTCATCCGACGAAGAATCCGATCAAACTCCAATATCACCATCAACCATTCGAGGACGTTCATCAGTAATGTCAAATTTCcgaacatcatcatcatcactcaACAAAACGACACCCAATAAAATGCCACCTCCATCATCACCTATTGTCCTTACAAGACGTTCTGCTGCAGCGGCAGCTAATCTAACATCACCACCAGCACCttacaacaaaacaacaaccaGCAGCTACTCAAGTCCCAGTAGCCGCTATAGTTCGTCGCCAAAGCAAAAGACCTCTCCAAAAATCTATGTCCCGCCACCAATTCTAGCATCAGAAAGTGAAGAGGACTCTGATTATTTGGCTTACACCCCAAAGCAGTACAATAATACACCACCACCTGCAAGCACATGGGCCTACACAAGTCCCTATGTGGCGACAACCCCAAATAACCTCACTCTCGACAGAAGTCTCAACTGTTCATGGAATACTTCGTCAATGTATCAAAATAATTCACCAATTTCTCATGTTTCGCCACCATCAAACAACAGTTGTAATGGTCAGGGATCTAATAACGACCTCGGTGGCTATGGTGGAGACTTCACTAAACGATTGCTAAAACTCCGTGGCGAAACTATCAGAGATAGCATCCTTCAAAAACGCACCAGCACCGGCATTGCCAAACAACCTCTTCGCCAGATTCACACAACTCCATCAGTTGATCCATCGGACATTGTCTATCATCAACCCGAACGATCGGACAACAACATATCACCCAGTACCGCATTTGCGCAATTGGTTGCGCGTCTCGATGAACAATACGGTTTCAAACAGACTTTCATTCCATGCGCTCTTGTTAGTATCctccttttgtttttcttctttgtcgCCTTTTTCTACATGACCATAAGTCCGGACTTGATTAGCACCATCAACGAAAAGAATACCGAATTTACTATCTGTAATCCGCACCATGCTGATTCAGCCATAGCAACCGCAGGATATTCATGTGTTGAACAAGATCAACTTCCATCGGCGGTTCTTATGTTGAAACATTTAATGCCTGAACTCCAGAAACGGGCTGAAGTGCATTTTTGTAAAGATGTCAACCAAGATCCAACTATTAATGCCAGAGAGTTTGTTAAGCATTTACATAAAATGGGATTGACTACAGATGTTCGAAAGACTTTAAAGGATCTTCATAATGCCGAGTATCTGATCGAGAAGAATCCCCAATGGAAGATTAGACATGTTTCACCGATTTCCAAGGAAATTATGGCTTTCCATGAGGTCGTCAAACTACGACCAACTCAAGGCAATGCATTTGCACTTGAAAATCCTCGTCTCCCAATTACCTGCACCATTTCCAACAAGATTCAGCAGTTCTTCGTGGTCATAGGATCAGCCACTCTACTTGCCGTTGCAGTTCTTGCAATTCACATTGGCTACCGGTTTATTCAGAGCCGCCGCAAGACGCGAGCCGATGCTGTTGAATATTACACAAATGAAATTATCGCTGAGCTCATGAGGAAGGCCATCAGCCCAGACTCAACTCAACCCGATGTGGTGGTGAATCATTTGCGTGACAAATTGATTCCATTGCACAAACGCAAACAAATGCAATCTGCTTGGAATGAAGCTATACAAAACCTCGAACTCAACGACAGTCGAATTCAATTCGATTTGGCACTGCGAAATGGGGAGGAATGCAAAACCATGAAGTGGATTGCTAATGTTTCAGCCGACATGCTAGCCCGTACCACAAACACTTTGAAACAGTGGCACAGTCCGGCTTTTGACAAGTCTAATAAAATTGCAAATCCGCCAACAAATTGCCTAAAAATTCGTCAAATGTTTGAACCACTCGAGGCGAACAATCCGAATTTGAAGACTATAATTCAGGATGCAATTTTGGAGAAAGTCGGTCCAAAGTGTAAAATCTACGATATCCAATTGGATAAGCAGAGTTGTTGTGTTTATGTTCGTTGTGCTACCGAACATGATGCCGGGATAGTTCATAATGAAATCAATGGATGGTGGTTTGATAAACGTTTGGTTTCTATTAAATTTTTGCGGCTACAACGCTACCTCAGTCGATTCCCGAAATCAGCATCGGGACCGATGTGCCTTCATCCGTCGAATGCAAATAATTCGTCAATGACGCAGTGTTCGAAGGATTTTGCGGGAGTTGTCAATGGTGTTAATGATGAGgaagatgatgacgatgatgatgatgagatgGATGAGGAGGAGAATTGA